A stretch of the Streptomyces sp. WMMB303 genome encodes the following:
- a CDS encoding MBL fold metallo-hydrolase, with protein MLVAGFPAGAWGTNCYLVAPAAGEECVIIDPGHQAAQGVEEVVAKHRLKPVAVILTHGHIDHVASVVPVCGAHGVPAWIHPDDRYMMSDPEKALGMTIGQPLMGELTVGEPDDVAELADGAVLNLAGLELGVAHAPGHTQGSVTFRMPEQADVPPVLFSGDLLFPGSIGRTDLPGGDPDEILRSLARVCLPLEDETVVLPGHMHQTTIGRERATNPFLRQVAEHGPGGGGSDAAAAPRRGM; from the coding sequence GTGCTCGTTGCCGGGTTCCCCGCCGGGGCCTGGGGGACCAACTGCTATCTGGTCGCCCCCGCCGCCGGCGAGGAGTGCGTGATCATCGATCCGGGCCACCAGGCCGCGCAGGGCGTCGAGGAGGTCGTCGCCAAGCACCGGCTCAAGCCGGTCGCGGTGATCCTCACGCACGGCCACATCGATCATGTGGCGTCCGTCGTCCCGGTCTGCGGCGCGCACGGCGTACCCGCCTGGATCCACCCGGACGACCGCTACATGATGAGCGATCCGGAGAAGGCGCTGGGAATGACGATCGGGCAGCCCCTGATGGGCGAGCTGACGGTCGGCGAGCCGGACGACGTGGCGGAGCTGGCCGACGGCGCGGTCCTGAACCTGGCGGGACTGGAACTGGGCGTCGCGCACGCGCCCGGCCATACCCAGGGGTCGGTGACCTTCCGGATGCCCGAACAGGCGGATGTCCCGCCGGTGCTGTTCTCGGGCGACCTGCTGTTCCCCGGCTCCATCGGACGCACCGATCTGCCCGGCGGCGACCCGGACGAGATCCTCCGCTCCCTGGCGCGCGTGTGCCTTCCGCTGGAGGACGAGACCGTGGTCCTGCCCGGGCACATGCACCAGACGACCATCGGCCGCGAGCGCGCCACCAACCCCTTCCTGCGACAGGTGGCGGAGCACGGCCCGGGAGGCGGCGGCAGCGATGCCGCGGCCGCCCCGCGACGAGGAATGTGA
- a CDS encoding peptidylprolyl isomerase — MVSSEQRRKQLAREKYARQLKRREAARRKARIRNISITLGLVIVLAAGGAYAASGGLNGDKKKDESDSAADQPSAPPTSKAPDPCDKPAKGKPTGKQWKKEPAMKVDKSASYTLRLSTTCGEIDIAMDAGEAPHTVNSFDFLAGEKFFDHTPCHRMTGPPQQLYVLQCGDPTGTGSGGPGYELPDENLKGAEYPAGTVAMANSGPDTGGSQFFLVYEDSKLPAKYTPFGKVSDSGMKVLKKIAKAGLTPMRAQGDGRPNATVVIDKATVRTS, encoded by the coding sequence GTGGTCAGCAGTGAGCAGCGCAGAAAGCAGCTCGCCCGTGAGAAGTACGCGCGACAGCTCAAGCGGCGGGAGGCAGCCCGCCGCAAGGCCCGAATACGCAACATCTCGATCACCCTCGGCCTGGTGATCGTCCTGGCCGCGGGCGGGGCCTACGCCGCCTCGGGCGGGCTGAACGGCGACAAGAAGAAGGACGAGTCCGACAGCGCCGCAGACCAGCCCTCCGCGCCGCCGACCAGCAAGGCACCGGACCCCTGCGACAAGCCGGCCAAGGGCAAGCCGACCGGCAAGCAGTGGAAGAAGGAGCCGGCGATGAAGGTGGACAAGTCGGCGTCCTACACCCTGCGGCTGAGCACCACCTGCGGCGAGATCGACATCGCCATGGACGCCGGAGAGGCTCCGCACACGGTCAACTCCTTCGACTTCCTGGCGGGCGAGAAGTTCTTCGACCACACCCCCTGCCACCGGATGACCGGCCCGCCCCAGCAGCTGTACGTGCTGCAGTGCGGCGACCCGACCGGCACCGGCAGCGGCGGGCCCGGCTACGAGCTGCCCGACGAGAATCTCAAGGGCGCCGAGTACCCCGCGGGTACCGTCGCGATGGCCAACAGCGGCCCCGACACCGGTGGCAGTCAGTTCTTCCTCGTCTACGAGGACAGCAAGTTGCCGGCCAAGTACACACCGTTCGGCAAGGTCTCCGACTCCGGCATGAAGGTGCTGAAGAAGATCGCCAAGGCCGGGCTGACCCCGATGCGGGCCCAGGGGGACGGACGGCCGAACGCCACCGTGGTGATCGACAAGGCCACGGTCCGCACGTCCTGA
- a CDS encoding DUF349 domain-containing protein — MSSDPWGRVDDAGTVYVRTAEGEKVVGSWQAGSPDEALAYFERKYDGLVVEIDLLERRVRTTDLAAKDAEAAIAHLREQVDAHHAVGDLDALRTRLDKLTEGVEKRREERRARKVQQAEEARRAKEELVAEAEELAGSEQWRAAGERLRALVDTWKGLPRLDRKSDDELWHRFSHARSAFSKRRKAHFAQLDAQREEARQRKEKLVTEAEALSGSRDWGPTAAKYRDLMQEWKAAGRAQREHEDDLWARFRGAQDIFFQARGEVFAERDSEQRENLARKEELAAEAEKLLPVTDLKSARNAFRALNERWDAVGHVPRDARPKVEGRMHAVERAIQEAEEAEWRRSNPEARARAEGLTGQLQDAVDKLRDQIDKARAAGNTAKVAKLERELEGRQALLDQAQKGLQEFGG, encoded by the coding sequence GTGAGCAGCGACCCGTGGGGCCGCGTCGACGACGCGGGGACTGTGTACGTGCGTACGGCGGAGGGCGAGAAGGTCGTCGGGTCCTGGCAGGCGGGTTCGCCGGACGAGGCCCTCGCCTACTTCGAGCGCAAGTACGACGGTCTGGTCGTGGAGATCGACCTGCTTGAGCGCCGGGTGAGGACCACGGATCTGGCGGCCAAGGACGCCGAAGCCGCGATCGCGCACCTGCGCGAACAGGTCGACGCGCACCACGCCGTCGGCGACCTGGACGCGCTGCGCACCAGACTCGACAAACTGACCGAGGGCGTCGAGAAGCGCCGTGAGGAGCGCCGGGCCCGCAAGGTGCAGCAGGCCGAGGAGGCGCGCCGGGCCAAGGAGGAGCTGGTCGCCGAGGCGGAGGAGCTGGCCGGCAGCGAGCAGTGGCGGGCCGCCGGGGAGCGGCTGCGTGCGCTGGTCGACACCTGGAAGGGCCTGCCGCGGCTGGACCGCAAGAGCGACGACGAACTGTGGCACCGCTTCTCGCACGCGCGCTCGGCGTTCTCCAAGCGCCGCAAGGCGCACTTCGCACAGCTGGACGCACAGCGCGAGGAGGCACGGCAGCGCAAGGAGAAGCTGGTCACGGAGGCCGAGGCACTCTCCGGCTCCCGGGACTGGGGACCCACAGCGGCCAAGTACCGCGACCTGATGCAGGAGTGGAAGGCCGCCGGGCGGGCGCAGCGGGAGCACGAGGACGATTTGTGGGCCCGGTTCCGCGGCGCCCAGGACATCTTCTTCCAGGCCCGCGGCGAGGTCTTCGCCGAGCGCGACAGCGAGCAGCGGGAGAACCTGGCGCGCAAGGAGGAGCTGGCCGCCGAGGCGGAGAAGCTGCTGCCGGTCACCGACCTGAAGTCCGCGCGGAACGCCTTCCGCGCGCTCAACGAGCGCTGGGACGCTGTCGGGCACGTGCCGCGGGACGCGCGGCCGAAGGTCGAGGGGCGGATGCACGCGGTCGAGCGGGCCATCCAGGAAGCCGAGGAGGCCGAGTGGCGGCGCAGCAATCCCGAGGCGCGGGCCCGCGCCGAGGGGCTGACCGGCCAGTTGCAGGACGCGGTGGACAAGCTGCGCGACCAGATCGACAAGGCCCGGGCCGCGGGGAACACCGCGAAGGTGGCCAAGCTGGAGCGCGAGCTGGAGGGCCGCCAGGCTCTCCTGGACCAGGCGCAGAAGGGCCTGCAGGAGTTCGGCGGCTGA
- a CDS encoding bifunctional (p)ppGpp synthetase/guanosine-3',5'-bis(diphosphate) 3'-pyrophosphohydrolase, whose amino-acid sequence MPDEAQQLTAAQRQEAEAAGEAARQRSGAAADGGLPSKSGDGGRSGAQNHGGAAGQQSGTSAAPARGGKGADRAKDGENGARDRVAPARAVSGVSGRSGSSNRVRARLARLGVQRSSPFNPVLEPLLRIVRSNDPKIESSTLRQIERAYQVAERWHRGQKRKSGDPYITHPLAVTTILAELGMDPATLMAGLLHDTVEDTEYGLDTLRRDFGDQVALLVDGVTKLDKVKFGEAAQAETVRKMVVAMAKDPRVLVIKLADRLHNMRTMRYLKRSKQEQKARETLEIFAPLAHRLGMNTIKWELEDLAFAILYPKMYDEIVRLVAERAPKRDEYLAVVTDEVQADLRAARIKATVTGRPKHYYSVYQKMIVRGRDFAEIYDLVGIRVLVDTVRDCYAALGTIHARWNPVPGRFKDYIAMPKFNMYQSLHTTVIGPGGKPVELQIRTFDMHRRAEYGIAAHWKYKQQAVAGASKVRTDAPKGAGKGGAADETVNDMSWLRQLLDWQKETEDPGEFLESLRFDLSRNEVFVFTPKGDVIALPASATPVDFAYAVHTEVGHRTIGARVNGRLVPLESTLDNGDTVEVFTSKAAGAGPSRDWLGFVKSPRARNKIRAWFTKERRDEAIEHGKDAIARAMRKQNLPIQRILTGDSLVTLAHEMRYPDISALYAAIGEGHVSAQNVCQKLVQALGGEDEAKEDIAETAPPMPARSTRRRSNADPGVVVKGAGSDVWVKLARCCTPVPGDPIIGFVTRGNGVSVHRADCVNVDSLTREPERILEVEWAPTQSSVFLVAIQVEALDRSRLLSDVTRVLSDQHVNILSAAVQTSRDRVAISRFTFEMGDPKHLGHVLKAVRGVEGVYDVYRVTSARRPQ is encoded by the coding sequence TTGCCAGACGAGGCCCAGCAGCTCACCGCCGCTCAGCGCCAGGAAGCGGAGGCCGCCGGCGAGGCGGCTCGGCAGCGGTCCGGCGCCGCGGCCGACGGCGGGCTGCCCTCGAAGAGCGGGGACGGCGGCCGCTCCGGCGCACAGAACCACGGCGGGGCCGCCGGACAGCAGTCCGGAACCTCCGCCGCTCCGGCGCGCGGCGGCAAGGGTGCCGACCGCGCCAAGGACGGCGAGAACGGCGCTCGCGATCGCGTGGCGCCCGCGCGCGCCGTCTCCGGAGTGTCCGGCCGTTCCGGCTCCTCCAACCGCGTACGCGCCCGTCTGGCGCGTCTGGGCGTGCAGCGCTCGAGCCCGTTCAATCCGGTGCTGGAGCCGCTGCTGCGGATCGTGCGCAGCAACGACCCCAAGATCGAGTCCTCCACGCTGCGCCAGATCGAGCGCGCCTATCAGGTGGCCGAGCGCTGGCACCGCGGCCAGAAACGCAAGAGCGGCGACCCGTACATCACCCACCCGCTGGCCGTCACCACGATCCTCGCCGAGCTGGGCATGGACCCGGCCACACTGATGGCCGGGCTGCTGCACGACACGGTCGAGGACACCGAGTACGGGCTCGACACCCTGCGCCGGGACTTCGGCGACCAGGTGGCGCTGCTGGTCGACGGCGTCACCAAGCTGGACAAGGTCAAGTTCGGCGAGGCCGCCCAGGCCGAGACGGTGCGCAAGATGGTCGTCGCGATGGCCAAGGACCCCCGCGTCCTGGTCATCAAGCTCGCCGACCGGCTCCACAACATGCGCACCATGCGCTATCTGAAGCGCTCCAAGCAGGAGCAGAAGGCCCGCGAGACGCTGGAGATCTTCGCCCCGCTCGCCCACCGGCTGGGCATGAACACCATCAAGTGGGAGCTGGAGGACCTCGCGTTCGCGATCCTCTACCCCAAGATGTACGACGAGATCGTCCGGCTGGTCGCCGAGCGGGCCCCCAAGCGGGACGAGTATCTGGCCGTCGTCACCGACGAGGTCCAGGCCGACCTGCGGGCCGCGCGCATCAAGGCCACCGTCACCGGGCGGCCGAAGCACTACTACAGCGTCTACCAGAAGATGATCGTCCGCGGCCGGGACTTCGCGGAGATCTACGACCTGGTGGGCATCCGCGTCCTGGTGGACACCGTCCGCGACTGCTACGCCGCGCTGGGGACCATCCACGCCCGGTGGAACCCGGTTCCGGGGCGGTTCAAGGACTACATCGCGATGCCCAAGTTCAACATGTACCAGTCGCTGCACACGACGGTCATAGGACCCGGCGGCAAGCCCGTCGAACTGCAGATCCGCACCTTCGACATGCACCGCCGCGCCGAGTACGGCATCGCCGCGCACTGGAAGTACAAGCAGCAGGCGGTCGCCGGCGCCTCCAAGGTCCGCACCGACGCGCCCAAGGGCGCGGGCAAGGGCGGTGCCGCGGACGAGACGGTCAACGACATGTCGTGGCTGCGGCAGCTGCTCGACTGGCAGAAGGAGACCGAGGACCCCGGCGAGTTCCTGGAGTCCCTGCGGTTCGACCTGTCCCGCAACGAGGTCTTCGTCTTCACGCCCAAGGGCGACGTGATAGCGCTCCCGGCGAGCGCCACCCCCGTCGACTTCGCCTACGCCGTCCACACCGAGGTCGGCCACCGGACGATCGGCGCCCGCGTCAACGGCCGTCTGGTGCCGCTGGAGTCCACCCTCGACAACGGCGACACCGTCGAGGTCTTCACCTCCAAGGCGGCCGGTGCCGGGCCCTCGCGGGACTGGCTCGGCTTCGTCAAGTCACCCCGCGCCCGCAACAAGATCCGCGCCTGGTTCACCAAGGAGCGCCGCGACGAGGCGATCGAGCACGGCAAGGACGCCATAGCGCGGGCCATGCGCAAGCAGAACCTGCCCATCCAGCGCATCCTCACCGGCGACTCACTGGTCACCCTCGCGCACGAGATGCGTTACCCGGACATCTCCGCGCTCTACGCCGCGATCGGCGAGGGGCACGTCTCGGCGCAGAACGTCTGCCAGAAACTGGTGCAGGCGCTGGGCGGCGAGGACGAGGCCAAGGAGGACATCGCCGAGACCGCGCCGCCGATGCCCGCGCGCAGCACCCGGCGCCGCTCCAACGCCGACCCGGGTGTCGTCGTCAAGGGCGCCGGCTCCGACGTGTGGGTCAAGCTGGCCCGCTGCTGCACACCCGTGCCCGGCGACCCGATCATCGGGTTCGTCACCCGCGGCAACGGCGTCTCGGTGCACCGTGCCGACTGCGTGAACGTCGATTCCCTCACCCGGGAGCCCGAGCGGATCCTGGAGGTCGAGTGGGCGCCCACCCAGTCCTCGGTCTTCCTGGTCGCCATCCAGGTCGAGGCGCTGGACCGCTCCCGCCTGCTCTCGGACGTCACCCGGGTGCTGTCCGACCAGCACGTCAACATCCTCTCGGCCGCGGTGCAGACCTCCCGTGACCGGGTCGCGATCTCCCGCTTCACCTTCGAGATGGGCGACCCCAAGCACCTCGGCCACGTGCTGAAGGCCGTCCGCGGTGTCGAGGGTGTCTACGACGTCTACCGCGTCACCTCGGCGAGGCGCCCGCAGTAG